A part of Ursus arctos isolate Adak ecotype North America chromosome X, UrsArc2.0, whole genome shotgun sequence genomic DNA contains:
- the ITM2A gene encoding integral membrane protein 2A, with protein sequence MVKIAFNTPTAVQKEEARQDVEALVNRTVRAQILTGKELQVATQEKEGSSGRCMLTLLGLSFILAGLIVGGACIYKYFMPKSTIYRGEMCFFDSEDPVNSLRGAEPYFLPVTEEADIREDDNVAIIDVPVPSFSDSDPAAIIHDFEKGMTAYLDLLLGNCYLMPLNTSIVLPPKNLMEFFGKLASGKYLPQTYVVYEDLVAVEEIRDVSNLGIFIYQLCNNRKSFRLRRRDLLLGFNKRAIDKCWKIRHFPNEFIVETKICQE encoded by the exons ATGGTGAAAATCGCCTTCAATACACCCACGGCGGTGCAAAAAGAAGAGGCGCGGCAAGACGTGGAGGCCCTTGTAAACCGCACGGTCCGAGCTCAGATCTTGACCGGCAAG GAGCTCCAAGTTGCCACCCAGGAAAAAGAGGGCTCCTCTGGGAGATGCATGCTTACTCTCTTAGGCCTTTCATTCATCTTGGCAGGACTTATTGTTGGTGGAGCCTGCATTTACAAATACTTCATGCCCAAG AGTACCATCTACCGTGGAGAGATGTGCTTCTTTGATTCTGAGGACCCTGTAAATTCCCTTCGAGGAGCAGAGCCTTACTTCTTGCCTGTGACCGAGGAGGCTGACATTCGAGAGGATGACAACGTTGCAATCATTGATGTGCCTGTCCCCAGTTTCTCAGATAGTGATCCAGCAGCAATTATTCATGACTTCGAAAaa GGCATGACTGCTTACTTGGACTTGCTGCTGGGGAACTGCTATCTGATGCCCCTCAATACCTCTATTGTTCTGCCTCCAAAGAATTTGATGGAGTTTTTCGGGAAACTGGCA agTGGCAAATACTTGCCTCAGACTTATGTGGTTTATGAAGACCTGGTTGCTGTGGAGGAGATTCGCGATGTTAGTAACCTTGGCATCTTTATTTACCAACTTTGCAACAATCGCAAGTCCTTCCGCCTTCGCAGAAGAGATCTCTTGCTGG GTTTCAACAAACGTGCCATTGATAAGTGTTGGAAGATTAGACACTTCCCCAACGAATTTATCGTTGAGACCAAGATCTGTCAAGAATGA